The proteins below come from a single Flavobacteriales bacterium genomic window:
- a CDS encoding HDIG domain-containing protein: MNNFLSNIRNNHERIQRILLFVLAGALIVLMLPKEGKFKYEYQKGRPWGHEDLVAPFDFAIEKPKSELADETKQTRDNAKVYLKLDESARDKAYQNLKTKLTAELHPDSSRNREMKRFNKNLFTGQKILSDIYDKGILRKADELDNLKDGQVVYLLKGNTASQASLNQFYTVQSAYEEIKKELGKKHGVDEEALAKALSEALVQNVTYDAEFTDRVLQEELNAISPTRGMIPKGLMVISRGDMVDAENFLVLESLRKEYQTRLGSSGSFYLLLGGQLIMVTIVLLMFYLFLVQYRSDLMQNNWQVTFLLMLIVLMVFISSTTQRIPNINLYLVPFCLVPVIVRSFFDSRIALFAHIVTLIIIGFEAPNGFEFMFLELIAGIIAIFSLLSMQNRSQLFISMLIVFVTYSASYFSIAIMQEGDIKNIDVTMFIWFAGSVGLTLLAYPLIYLFEKLFGFISDVTLLELNNTNHKLLRQMATDAPGTFQHSLQVASLAETAIYEIGGNALLVRTGALYHDIGKLYAPMYFIENQVTGVNPHDDLSFEESAKIIINHVIKGVELAKKHKLPEQLIDFIRTHHGTSTVQYFYRSYLHNFPEGELDKTHFSYPGPKPFTKEMAVLMMADSVEAASRSLGEYTTETVSKLVDSIIDRQFNEGQFDSANITLRDITEVRSIFKKKLLNIYHVRVEYPS, from the coding sequence ATGAACAACTTTCTTTCAAACATCAGGAACAACCACGAACGCATTCAGCGGATACTGCTCTTCGTTCTTGCTGGAGCGCTGATTGTATTGATGCTACCGAAGGAAGGTAAGTTCAAGTACGAATACCAGAAAGGCCGTCCGTGGGGACATGAAGACCTGGTGGCACCGTTCGATTTTGCCATTGAAAAACCAAAAAGTGAACTGGCTGACGAGACGAAGCAGACCCGTGATAACGCAAAGGTGTATCTGAAACTGGACGAATCGGCACGCGACAAAGCCTATCAGAATCTCAAGACCAAACTTACTGCTGAGCTGCATCCTGATTCATCCCGAAATCGGGAGATGAAACGGTTCAACAAGAACCTTTTCACGGGACAGAAAATACTTTCTGACATCTATGATAAAGGCATTCTTCGCAAAGCAGATGAACTGGACAACCTGAAAGACGGACAGGTCGTGTATCTGCTCAAGGGCAACACCGCCTCACAGGCCAGCCTCAATCAATTCTACACCGTGCAGAGTGCCTATGAAGAGATCAAAAAAGAACTCGGTAAAAAACATGGTGTGGATGAAGAAGCCTTGGCAAAAGCACTTTCCGAAGCGCTCGTCCAAAACGTGACCTATGACGCGGAATTTACCGACCGTGTCTTACAAGAGGAGCTGAATGCCATCTCGCCTACCCGTGGTATGATCCCGAAGGGCTTGATGGTCATCAGCCGTGGCGACATGGTAGATGCTGAGAATTTTCTTGTACTCGAATCGCTGCGCAAAGAGTATCAGACACGCCTCGGTTCTTCGGGCAGCTTCTATTTGCTTTTAGGTGGACAGCTCATTATGGTGACCATCGTGCTGCTGATGTTCTACCTGTTTTTGGTTCAGTACCGTAGCGACCTGATGCAGAACAACTGGCAGGTCACGTTCTTGCTCATGCTCATCGTGCTGATGGTCTTCATTTCAAGTACCACGCAACGCATTCCGAACATCAACCTCTATTTGGTTCCATTCTGTTTGGTGCCTGTCATCGTTCGGAGTTTCTTCGACAGCCGCATTGCACTCTTTGCCCATATCGTTACGCTCATCATTATCGGATTCGAGGCACCCAACGGTTTCGAATTCATGTTCCTCGAACTCATTGCAGGCATCATTGCCATATTCTCGCTGCTCAGCATGCAGAACCGTTCGCAGCTGTTCATTTCCATGCTCATCGTGTTCGTTACCTATAGTGCCAGCTACTTCAGTATTGCCATCATGCAGGAAGGCGACATCAAGAACATAGATGTGACCATGTTCATCTGGTTTGCGGGAAGTGTGGGTCTTACCCTCCTCGCCTATCCGCTCATCTATCTGTTCGAAAAACTGTTCGGGTTCATTTCGGATGTTACACTGCTCGAACTGAACAACACTAACCACAAACTTCTGCGCCAGATGGCCACCGATGCACCTGGAACATTCCAACATTCGTTGCAAGTGGCAAGTTTGGCGGAGACTGCCATTTACGAGATCGGAGGAAATGCGCTTTTGGTGCGTACAGGTGCGCTCTACCACGACATCGGCAAGCTCTACGCTCCGATGTATTTCATTGAAAATCAAGTGACTGGCGTCAATCCACACGATGACCTCTCGTTTGAGGAAAGCGCCAAGATCATCATCAACCACGTGATCAAAGGCGTGGAACTGGCCAAGAAACACAAGCTGCCCGAACAGCTCATCGACTTCATCCGCACGCACCATGGCACTTCAACCGTGCAGTACTTCTACCGTTCCTATCTGCATAACTTCCCAGAAGGCGAACTGGACAAAACACACTTCAGCTATCCAGGCCCGAAACCCTTTACCAAGGAAATGGCCGTGTTGATGATGGCGGATAGCGTGGAAGCCGCCTCTCGAAGCCTTGGCGAGTACACAACAGAAACGGTGAGCAAATTGGTGGACTCCATCATCGACCGTCAGTTCAATGAAGGTCAATTCGATAGTGCCAACATCACGCTGCGCGACATTACCGAAGTACGCAGCATCTTCAAGAAGAAGCTGTTGAACATTTACCACGTGCGGGTGGAGTATCCGAGTTGA
- a CDS encoding acetyl-CoA C-acyltransferase, producing the protein MKEVYIVAAVRTPMGSFNGKLASVSATKLGATAIKGAVSAAGVDPMEVQEVFMGNVLSAGLGQAPARQAAIFAGLSNTVPCTTVNKVCASGMKAIMLGAQSIMLGDNDVVVAGGMENMSSVPHYLPNSRTGTKYGNITMLDGLAYDGLRDVYNDYAMGMAAELCATECNISREEQDAYAIESYKRSAASWEAGAFKSEIVLVEVPQRRGDALVVDTDEEFTNVMMEKIPGLRPAFTKEGTVTAANASTMNDGAAAVVLMSKEKAEALGVKPLAKIVSFADAAQAPEWFTTSPAKAMPKAMDKAGWSSSDVDLFEINEAFSVVALANNKEMGLDASKVNVNGGAVSLGHPLGCSGARIIVTLVHALKNRGLKKGASGICNGGGGASALCLEVI; encoded by the coding sequence ATGAAAGAAGTATATATCGTAGCAGCAGTAAGAACCCCGATGGGAAGTTTCAACGGTAAGTTGGCCTCCGTATCGGCCACCAAATTGGGCGCAACAGCTATCAAAGGTGCGGTGAGCGCAGCAGGCGTTGATCCGATGGAAGTTCAGGAAGTATTCATGGGAAATGTGCTTTCGGCAGGATTGGGGCAGGCTCCGGCCCGTCAGGCGGCCATCTTTGCAGGACTTTCAAATACTGTTCCGTGTACCACGGTAAATAAGGTTTGTGCATCAGGGATGAAAGCCATCATGCTGGGCGCGCAGAGCATCATGCTTGGCGACAACGATGTGGTTGTTGCGGGCGGTATGGAGAACATGAGCTCCGTTCCTCACTATCTGCCGAATTCGCGAACAGGTACCAAGTACGGCAACATTACCATGTTGGATGGCTTGGCCTACGATGGTCTTCGAGATGTGTATAACGATTACGCCATGGGAATGGCAGCAGAGCTTTGCGCTACCGAGTGCAACATCAGCCGCGAGGAGCAGGACGCCTATGCCATCGAAAGCTACAAGCGTTCGGCAGCATCGTGGGAAGCAGGTGCGTTCAAGAGCGAGATCGTTCTAGTGGAAGTTCCGCAGAGAAGAGGAGATGCGTTGGTAGTAGATACCGATGAGGAATTCACGAATGTGATGATGGAGAAGATTCCAGGATTGCGACCTGCATTCACCAAAGAAGGAACCGTTACTGCGGCCAATGCTTCTACCATGAATGACGGAGCGGCAGCGGTTGTGTTGATGAGCAAGGAGAAAGCGGAAGCACTTGGCGTGAAGCCATTGGCGAAGATCGTTTCGTTTGCCGATGCAGCTCAGGCACCTGAATGGTTCACCACTTCACCTGCCAAGGCCATGCCTAAGGCCATGGACAAGGCAGGTTGGAGCAGCAGCGATGTGGATCTTTTTGAGATCAATGAGGCATTCTCTGTGGTGGCGTTGGCCAACAACAAAGAGATGGGCTTGGATGCCAGCAAGGTGAATGTGAACGGTGGAGCCGTATCATTGGGTCACCCACTTGGTTGTTCTGGAGCACGCATCATTGTAACGTTGGTGCATGCGCTTAAGAACCGTGGATTGAAGAAAGGTGCGTCAGGCATCTGTAATGGTGGTGGCGGTGCCAGCGCCCTTTGTTTGGAAGTTATCTAA
- a CDS encoding SH3 domain-containing protein → MPTYGICNLSVIPCREEPSDKSQMVTQLLFGESFEIIGKRNQWRKIRNGLDGYESWIDEKQFVEIDKNAFEALNKKLPVCASDLVQLVKHEKTGHMIPVLAGSSLPNYHQGHIAFGDEAYEFDGEINHPDPDEARKQLVEFAMVFRNAPYLWGGRSPFGIDCSGLMQVLYKMVGIPLQRDAYQQAEEGYTLSFVEEAELGDLAFFDNDEGRIIHVGMMVGPNAIIHAAGKVRIDKLDHQGIFNVDTGKYTHKLRLIRRVLD, encoded by the coding sequence ATGCCAACATACGGTATCTGTAATCTCAGTGTCATCCCGTGCAGGGAAGAGCCTTCTGACAAGAGTCAGATGGTAACGCAATTGCTGTTCGGAGAGAGCTTTGAGATTATTGGAAAACGTAATCAGTGGCGCAAGATCCGTAATGGGTTGGACGGTTACGAAAGCTGGATAGACGAGAAGCAGTTCGTAGAGATCGATAAGAACGCCTTTGAGGCACTGAACAAGAAATTGCCCGTCTGTGCCTCTGATCTCGTGCAATTGGTCAAGCATGAGAAAACGGGGCACATGATTCCTGTTCTGGCAGGAAGTTCCTTGCCCAATTACCATCAAGGACATATTGCCTTCGGTGATGAGGCTTACGAGTTTGATGGCGAGATAAACCATCCCGACCCAGATGAGGCCCGTAAGCAATTGGTGGAATTCGCCATGGTGTTCCGCAATGCGCCTTACTTGTGGGGCGGCCGCTCACCGTTCGGTATAGATTGCTCGGGACTGATGCAGGTTTTGTATAAAATGGTTGGTATTCCGCTTCAGCGCGATGCCTACCAACAGGCCGAGGAAGGTTATACGCTCAGCTTTGTGGAAGAAGCCGAACTGGGCGACCTTGCGTTCTTCGACAATGACGAAGGCCGCATCATCCATGTAGGAATGATGGTCGGACCCAATGCCATTATTCATGCAGCGGGCAAGGTTCGTATCGATAAACTCGACCACCAAGGCATCTTTAATGTCGATACAGGAAAGTACACCCACAAGCTGCGGTTGATTCGTAGGGTGTTGGATTGA
- a CDS encoding transposase has product MKMEKSNSTVMKRSKFTEAQIVRILQSYDNGRDTESICREQGISKHTFYNWRRKYVGMDALQLKELKALQEENAGLDVCRPEP; this is encoded by the coding sequence ATGAAAATGGAAAAATCAAATTCAACTGTCATGAAGAGAAGCAAATTCACGGAGGCGCAGATCGTGCGCATATTGCAGAGTTACGACAACGGTCGTGATACGGAGAGCATCTGCAGGGAGCAGGGCATAAGCAAACATACCTTTTACAACTGGCGCAGGAAGTACGTGGGCATGGACGCGCTGCAGCTCAAGGAGCTGAAGGCCCTTCAGGAGGAGAACGCCGGTCTGGATGTATGCCGACCTGAGCCTTGA
- a CDS encoding DDE-type integrase/transposase/recombinase, whose product MWYYRSRLDDLDVEQKLVQAHPTRGFDSYYGRIRSEGLQWNRKRVFRIYRKMELTRRRRYKRRPLKRIREELNVPKSINQCWSMDMMSDALTSGRRFRTLNIIDDHNREALAVEVGFSLCSNRVMEALERVIDHRGTPKVIRTDNGPKFTSHAFRNLCAEKSIRNLFIQPGKPAQNAYIERFNRLFREDILDAYLFGDLAQVRILAGNVWTITTVTIRTVPWTAIARCNTSKQLQRGGAPPR is encoded by the coding sequence ATGTGGTACTACCGGAGCAGGTTGGACGACCTTGATGTGGAGCAGAAGCTGGTACAGGCGCATCCCACACGCGGGTTCGACAGCTACTACGGTCGCATACGTAGCGAGGGGCTACAGTGGAACAGGAAAAGAGTATTCAGAATTTATAGAAAGATGGAACTTACAAGAAGAAGGAGATACAAGAGAAGGCCGCTGAAGCGGATACGGGAGGAACTGAACGTCCCGAAGAGCATAAACCAATGCTGGAGCATGGACATGATGAGCGATGCGCTGACCAGCGGACGCAGGTTCCGCACGTTGAACATCATCGATGACCACAACCGTGAGGCACTGGCCGTTGAGGTCGGGTTCTCCCTGTGCAGCAACCGTGTCATGGAGGCACTGGAACGTGTCATCGACCATCGGGGAACACCCAAGGTCATCCGTACAGACAATGGGCCTAAGTTCACCTCCCATGCGTTCCGCAACTTGTGTGCGGAAAAAAGCATCCGCAACCTGTTCATCCAGCCGGGCAAACCAGCCCAGAACGCCTACATCGAACGCTTCAACCGCCTGTTCAGGGAGGACATCTTGGACGCCTACCTGTTCGGTGATTTGGCGCAGGTGCGCATCCTTGCGGGAAATGTATGGACGATTACAACCGTAACCATCCGCACAGTGCCTTGGACGGCAATAGCCCGCTGCAATACATCAAAGCAACTTCAACGGGGAGGCGCGCCTCCCCGTTGA
- a CDS encoding T9SS type A sorting domain-containing protein: MKKTFLATLLLHFCSITMLMAQQWTVYNTINSDIPNNTVLAIKIDQVGNKWVGSTSGISKFDNTEWTTNGTHIHPYTNDGIAFESNNHLWLAPSVSQTTLCDLNDTCYLYPLPSSSLGVYNGRVVAVDSSDNIWLGGGASELGKVLKYDGSTWTLYDDTEINIANCIAIDDSQHVWIGGGGRVCKFDGNTWTLYPVQNSVNDIAIDDNDTKWLATSSGLVKFDSVMTTFNTANSDIQSNLVKAVTIDLMGNKWLGTDYGLAKFNDTSWTFYTTSNSDLPSNNIISLATGLDGRIWVGTSGEGLAVFEDPSIVPEACSANFSLVPNPSQQHDWFAIDSSTGTGQLQYLWEWGDGATSNQPFPSHTYAAEGYYNICLTVSDANGCSDTYCDSSTYIYKTMTMVTVNVVGEMLSGINEHLHAETPTWYPNPTSDRIQIDFGIVSTEITINTYNIFGELVQNERRNVTGTVEYALPKASGVYLVKMVYPDGKVSNLKVVKE; this comes from the coding sequence ATGAAAAAGACATTCTTAGCTACGCTTCTGCTACACTTTTGCAGCATTACCATGCTAATGGCACAGCAATGGACTGTTTACAACACCATCAATTCAGACATTCCCAATAATACTGTCCTAGCAATCAAGATAGATCAGGTTGGCAACAAATGGGTAGGAAGCACAAGTGGTATTTCGAAGTTTGATAACACGGAATGGACAACAAATGGTACGCACATTCATCCCTATACAAATGATGGTATCGCATTTGAGTCAAATAATCATCTATGGCTTGCGCCAAGTGTCAGTCAAACCACCTTGTGTGACCTTAATGATACGTGCTATCTCTACCCTCTTCCGTCCAGTTCTCTCGGGGTTTATAATGGTCGCGTAGTTGCTGTAGATTCAAGTGATAATATTTGGCTGGGTGGAGGGGCTTCAGAGCTTGGAAAAGTGTTGAAGTATGACGGCAGCACATGGACACTCTATGATGACACGGAAATAAACATTGCAAATTGTATTGCAATAGATGATTCTCAACACGTCTGGATCGGAGGAGGTGGAAGAGTATGCAAGTTCGATGGCAATACTTGGACACTATATCCGGTACAGAACTCTGTAAACGATATAGCAATTGATGACAACGACACAAAGTGGCTAGCGACCAGCAGTGGTCTTGTCAAGTTTGATAGCGTAATGACAACCTTCAATACAGCAAATTCGGACATCCAAAGCAACCTTGTGAAAGCAGTTACCATTGATCTTATGGGAAACAAATGGCTGGGAACAGATTATGGTCTGGCAAAATTCAATGATACAAGTTGGACCTTCTACACCACATCAAATTCAGATCTGCCAAGTAACAATATCATAAGCCTGGCAACAGGTCTTGATGGGAGAATTTGGGTTGGTACAAGTGGTGAAGGATTGGCCGTATTTGAAGACCCTTCTATTGTTCCCGAAGCTTGTTCTGCCAATTTTAGTTTAGTTCCAAACCCATCGCAGCAACATGATTGGTTTGCAATCGATAGCAGTACGGGAACTGGTCAACTTCAGTATCTATGGGAATGGGGCGATGGAGCTACTTCCAATCAACCTTTTCCAAGCCATACTTATGCCGCTGAAGGATATTACAACATCTGTCTGACCGTTTCCGATGCAAATGGCTGTTCGGATACCTATTGCGATAGCTCCACTTACATTTACAAAACAATGACAATGGTTACGGTTAATGTTGTTGGTGAAATGCTTTCGGGAATAAATGAACACTTACATGCAGAAACCCCAACGTGGTATCCTAATCCAACATCTGACAGAATTCAAATTGACTTCGGCATCGTCAGTACTGAAATAACCATAAATACTTACAACATTTTTGGAGAGTTAGTTCAGAACGAGAGAAGAAATGTCACAGGAACTGTTGAATATGCCTTGCCAAAGGCATCGGGAGTGTATTTGGTTAAGATGGTTTACCCCGATGGAAAAGTCTCGAACCTGAAAGTAGTTAAAGAATAA
- a CDS encoding MBL fold metallo-hydrolase, giving the protein MKVEQLYTGCLAQGAYYIESNGEAAIIDPLREVDQYIKMAEDHGAKIKYVFETHFHADFVSGHVDLSTKTGAPIIYGPTSMQTGFDAHIAKDGEQFKLGNATITLIHTPGHTMESSCYLLTDENGKDTSLFTGDTLFIGDVGRPDLAQHVISDLTQEKLASHLFDSLRNKIMPLSDDIIVYPAHGAGSACGKNMSKETYDTLGNQKKTNYALRADMTREEFIKELITGLTAPPGYFPKNVLMNIQGYDSIDDVLERGLKALSPREFEVAMDAEDVLVLDTRKQQVFAKGFIPGSIFIGIDGSFAVWVGTVITDINQKILLVGDEDRIPEVVTRLARVGYDHAIGYLKGGIEAWKAEGKSLETIESISADEFAAREAADKSIKIVDVRKKSEYDSEHIVNATNAPLDYIEDSMTKLNKQDTYYVHCAGGYRSMIFSSILRSKGYKNLIDVDGGFGAIKNSGKFEVTDYVCPTTLL; this is encoded by the coding sequence ATGAAAGTAGAACAGTTATATACAGGATGTCTGGCCCAAGGGGCTTACTACATCGAAAGCAATGGCGAAGCAGCCATCATCGACCCACTTCGCGAAGTGGATCAGTACATTAAAATGGCCGAGGATCACGGAGCCAAGATCAAGTACGTTTTTGAAACGCACTTCCATGCCGATTTCGTTTCGGGCCATGTGGATCTTTCCACCAAAACAGGTGCACCGATCATCTACGGCCCGACCAGCATGCAAACAGGGTTCGATGCTCACATTGCAAAGGATGGCGAGCAGTTCAAACTCGGTAATGCCACCATTACCTTGATCCACACACCGGGACACACCATGGAGAGCAGCTGCTACCTGCTTACCGATGAGAACGGAAAGGACACCTCTCTCTTTACAGGAGACACCCTCTTTATTGGGGATGTGGGTCGCCCAGACCTTGCACAGCACGTGATCTCTGACCTAACACAGGAGAAATTGGCAAGTCATCTGTTCGATTCGCTACGCAACAAGATCATGCCACTGAGCGATGACATTATCGTTTACCCAGCACACGGTGCCGGTAGCGCATGTGGTAAGAACATGAGCAAAGAGACCTACGATACGCTCGGAAATCAGAAGAAGACCAACTATGCACTGCGTGCGGATATGACCCGCGAAGAGTTCATCAAAGAACTGATCACTGGGCTTACAGCGCCTCCGGGGTACTTCCCAAAGAACGTTCTGATGAACATTCAGGGCTACGATTCCATCGATGACGTACTGGAGCGCGGACTGAAAGCCCTTTCTCCACGCGAGTTTGAAGTCGCCATGGATGCAGAGGATGTACTGGTATTGGATACGCGCAAGCAGCAGGTGTTCGCCAAAGGATTTATCCCAGGTTCCATCTTCATCGGAATTGATGGCAGCTTTGCCGTGTGGGTAGGAACCGTTATCACCGACATCAACCAGAAGATACTTCTGGTAGGCGATGAGGACAGAATTCCAGAAGTGGTCACGCGTTTGGCCCGTGTCGGCTACGACCATGCCATCGGTTACCTGAAAGGTGGTATCGAAGCTTGGAAAGCAGAAGGTAAATCGTTGGAGACCATCGAGTCCATTTCAGCAGATGAGTTCGCTGCAAGGGAGGCTGCCGATAAGAGCATCAAAATTGTGGATGTGCGCAAGAAGAGCGAGTACGATTCTGAGCATATCGTCAACGCAACCAATGCACCGCTCGACTACATCGAGGACAGCATGACCAAACTGAACAAGCAGGACACGTACTACGTGCATTGCGCAGGAGGTTACCGTTCCATGATCTTCAGTTCCATTCTTCGATCAAAGGGCTACAAGAACCTCATCGATGTGGACGGAGGTTTTGGGGCCATCAAGAATTCAGGCAAGTTTGAGGTAACGGACTATGTATGTCCTACAACCTTGCTTTAA
- a CDS encoding rhodanese-like domain-containing protein encodes MNNAGYTIVDVRSAMEFQGGHVAGSVNIPLHEVPDRVKEFANMKQPLLLCCASGNRSGQAVAYLRAQGVECENGGGWMEVNYRLQHA; translated from the coding sequence ATGAATAATGCAGGATACACCATCGTAGATGTTCGCAGCGCGATGGAATTTCAGGGAGGCCATGTAGCGGGGAGTGTGAACATACCCCTGCATGAGGTTCCAGATAGAGTAAAGGAGTTCGCCAATATGAAGCAGCCGTTGTTGCTTTGCTGCGCCAGCGGCAACCGTAGCGGACAGGCAGTAGCTTATCTACGCGCACAAGGAGTGGAGTGCGAGAACGGAGGAGGCTGGATGGAAGTGAACTATCGCTTGCAGCACGCCTAA
- a CDS encoding tetratricopeptide repeat protein, whose amino-acid sequence MRVLAFLFISLVLFQFGVAQPDDETIAKQGRVVNDIEVGDMIVDIEPHEAIKYYEKALNTAKKKNDSLEIAAALVKMGDANYILGSYGESLENHSMALGIYVKLGVDSLEAHQLSKIGSVYYFSEQNELALALKYYEEAFSKFNSLGLTADAAFNLNYSGYVEWARGNEAKSLEIHQEALKMFEAIGDQKGMATSLSDIGFTLNSLGRFDEALNYHFKALELEKELGEELMQIPTLNNIGISYQNLKKYELAIKYSSESLAMAEERQATNRIVEASRTLAETYEKMGDLKNAIRMLKKFKSKSDSLLNLNEVKKLTQQSMKNEFEKTKTQMMLEEEKREVLQQAELKRQKLLGDGMIIVTLFIGILALILYRSYHAKNKSHEELSRMNAVILNQNTLVERKNRDITDSINYAKRLQEAILPNENRMKRKLADVFTFYLPKDIVSGDFYWLETIDEYTFVAVADCTGHGIPGAMVSMVCYSALTRSIREFDLRNPNEILDNCREMIVRTFDGGNHEVHDGMDISLCCINRKQDRLLFAGAHNSIIHIPRKSILSGNPELNIITADKQPVGSYVREQPFTQTEVHIADGDLFYLFTDGYVDQFGGVNNEKFKQRRLRELITDICSKPLNEQYRIIEKTFKDWKGKRDQIDDVCVMCFQV is encoded by the coding sequence ATGCGAGTTCTTGCCTTTCTGTTTATTTCTCTCGTTCTCTTCCAGTTTGGTGTGGCACAACCAGATGATGAGACAATCGCGAAACAGGGTCGTGTGGTGAACGACATTGAGGTTGGCGACATGATCGTTGACATTGAACCGCATGAGGCCATCAAGTACTACGAAAAGGCGCTGAATACGGCAAAAAAGAAGAACGATTCGTTGGAAATTGCTGCGGCCTTGGTAAAGATGGGCGATGCCAATTACATTCTTGGCAGTTATGGCGAATCACTGGAGAATCATTCGATGGCGCTGGGTATTTATGTGAAACTTGGTGTGGATTCTTTAGAAGCGCATCAGCTCAGCAAGATCGGTTCGGTGTATTATTTCAGCGAACAGAACGAATTGGCGTTGGCCCTCAAATACTACGAGGAGGCCTTCAGTAAATTCAATTCGCTGGGGCTGACAGCCGATGCGGCCTTCAATCTCAACTATTCGGGCTATGTGGAATGGGCGCGTGGAAACGAGGCCAAGAGTCTGGAAATACACCAAGAGGCTTTGAAGATGTTCGAGGCGATAGGCGACCAAAAGGGAATGGCCACTTCGTTGAGTGATATTGGATTCACTCTCAACTCATTAGGCCGTTTTGATGAAGCCTTGAACTATCATTTCAAAGCCCTTGAACTGGAGAAGGAACTTGGGGAGGAACTGATGCAGATACCGACCCTCAACAATATCGGCATCAGCTACCAGAATCTGAAAAAATACGAACTGGCCATCAAATACTCTTCAGAAAGTCTGGCCATGGCGGAAGAACGGCAGGCCACCAACCGCATTGTGGAGGCAAGTCGCACACTTGCAGAGACCTACGAGAAAATGGGGGATCTGAAGAATGCCATTCGCATGCTGAAGAAATTCAAATCCAAATCGGACAGCCTTCTGAACCTGAATGAGGTAAAGAAACTTACGCAACAGAGCATGAAGAATGAGTTTGAGAAGACGAAGACCCAGATGATGCTCGAAGAGGAAAAACGGGAAGTGTTGCAACAGGCCGAGTTGAAGCGGCAGAAACTGCTGGGCGATGGGATGATCATTGTGACGCTGTTCATCGGCATCTTGGCACTTATCCTCTACCGAAGCTACCATGCCAAGAACAAGAGCCATGAAGAACTGAGCCGTATGAATGCGGTTATCCTGAACCAAAACACCCTTGTGGAGCGGAAAAACCGCGACATTACAGACAGTATCAACTACGCGAAACGCCTGCAAGAGGCCATTCTTCCGAATGAGAATCGGATGAAGCGGAAGTTGGCGGATGTGTTCACGTTCTATCTGCCCAAGGACATCGTGTCAGGAGATTTCTACTGGCTTGAAACGATTGATGAATATACATTTGTGGCTGTGGCCGATTGTACAGGTCATGGAATTCCAGGGGCCATGGTAAGCATGGTGTGCTACAGCGCACTGACCCGTTCCATCCGAGAGTTCGATCTACGGAATCCGAACGAGATCCTTGACAACTGCCGCGAAATGATCGTTCGCACGTTTGACGGTGGAAACCACGAAGTACATGACGGCATGGATATTTCGCTGTGCTGCATCAACAGAAAACAGGACAGGCTGCTTTTCGCTGGTGCGCACAATTCCATCATTCACATTCCCAGAAAAAGTATTCTGAGCGGAAATCCCGAACTGAACATCATTACTGCCGATAAGCAACCTGTGGGCAGCTACGTGCGCGAGCAGCCTTTTACACAAACCGAAGTGCATATTGCTGATGGCGACCTCTTCTACCTGTTTACCGATGGTTATGTCGACCAGTTTGGGGGTGTGAACAACGAAAAGTTTAAACAACGAAGGTTGCGGGAACTGATAACCGACATCTGTAGCAAACCGCTAAATGAGCAGTATCGCATCATCGAGAAGACGTTCAAAGATTGGAAAGGAAAACGCGATCAGATCGATGATGTCTGCGTGATGTGCTTTCAGGTATGA